A stretch of DNA from Takifugu rubripes chromosome 15, fTakRub1.2, whole genome shotgun sequence:
ACAAGCCGCAGCTGAGACAGTAACAGCAAAAACTTCCGTCTTTACTaataaaagttatttaatgtAGAAGTCTTTGACCTTGAAGATCTAATGTACAGTTCTCTCACAAATGATTTGACACATATGTTGTATAAGTGGACAGAAGCTTCTAATGATTCGATTCTATATTTTGTAGTTGTAATTTCCCTGCTTGGGATCAATGAAGGACATCCACctacccatcatccattcatcagttTCAAGACAGAAACTACAACGGACTCGATTAAATTACCAGTTTTATTCACAGACTGTCTGCCTTGAAtttaacagaaaaacaactgaaatACACAGACGTGTATTTTTGTTCagttaaaatgtaacaaaagtTGCACGTTTGTGGTCCCAAACTACCGAACGTGTCTGTGGTTTCCTGAACGCATCACGGCGAAACAGCAACGTGTCCGGATGCGTTCAGCAACAAAAATACAACTTTCACCAGTAAATTTGGATTAACTCCCAGGTTGATTTTTATTCAAAGCAAACGTACATTTATATAATTTAAATTTAGTAAATACTTGAAACGTTTAAAGGTGCAATCCGTAAAATATGACTCATTTTATTCCCTTTCTGATTAACCAACATTGACAAAATAAGAAGCAGCACTTACGCATCTTAGCATGCTAACCAGTTAGCCGATGACACTTTGAAATAGACCGATTCAAGCGCAGTCTATCAGAAAACAAGACTTATACAGATATTTTCATcattcaaaagaaaaataacgCCCCATTTACAAATCGAAATAATCTCAATCACATTATGAACTCATCAAACAcgaaataaatgaaataaaactcaCGATGTCGAACTCCGCTGATGAGGAGTGAAATGCCGCCCCCTGTGCTCCCGGAGGAGCCTTTACAATTCAGgttatacatatattttttaaatgcagctttaaTTTCATGTCATCTAAAGCCTAACTGTTGTGTTTCATTAAGAGTCTGGCCTTGATATGCTGACGCAGCAAAAGCCACCCAAAGTCAACATGGCTAACGTTATATAAAACAGAattgtgctgtgttgtgtgaACAAGAGTCGCTCTGGATCGTCTCTAATGGTTAAAATAAACCCCAGAAGACATTAAAACCTCACTGAGTGTGTTCTCTGTGGTGAAGGCTGATGCAaacgttttttgttttgttttttaaaaaaaaagctccaaacGTACTTTAACCACAAACACTGAACAGAAGGTGTCTGTGAGGAAAACTCTGCTCATGCTTCCTCaggtcatcaccaccatcatcctcgtGTGTGTCTAACATGCTCAACTTCTTCTGATGTTTCAAAATGTGATGCATTTGTTAAAAAGTTCTAAAAAATTCCAGATCCCTCCTCTTTCCCATAGTCTTTGCCCAGGAGGAACCGCTGGAGTTTAAAACCACACCGGTACAAAATTTCCTGGTTTGGTTGCAGTTCCCATTTTCATTCAGTTCGTTGGCAGTTTACGTTTAGCTCAGCTGTTGTGTTCAGCTGCTGTCCTGTCGAGTACGGCACAGTGACAGTGAACGTCCCCCTGTTTGTCAGCTAACATACCTCCATGaagctcctcttcctgtgtcTCCGTGCTTTGTCAAGTCTGACACCAACAAAATTCCAAAaattcatttttgtttaaaGTTTTGCTCTCAATACAGGCATCAggttttgaataaataaaatacaagttCAGTTATATTGTTTAAAAGCCAACAGAATCTCTACATAATCTACATAACCCCTTAACTCTTGTCTGATGATCTAGTAAAAACATACCCACAGTTTTTGACTGGAGTGACTCTGGACACCCAGACCTGTGCAGGACTCTCCCTCTAacctttccttcctcctcttacCTACAAACAGGTGGACAGGAGAGTTACGTCCAATCAGAGGGCTCCGTTTCAGTCACATGCCTGTGGAGGACAGACCCAGGCTGGCAGCTTTGCTCATGCAGGGAAAACCTTGAGGTCCAGCTTTTGGGAAATCGTGCGTCACCACGCGGCCATTCTCCCCTCCGATCCCCAAAGATCCTCCCACGCCTCCTCCATAACCAACCGCCGCCGCCCCTCCTCCAGCCACCATCCCACCGAGGCTGGTGCTCAGCATGGCAGCATCAATGAGCTCCTGCAGACGGAGGAAACAAAGAGCCtaaaaatgattgtagcaaccAGTCTGACCTGACCTGGGACACATCAAGAACACACAAGGGACTTCCTGTCCACTACTTGTCTTCACTCTCCAGTACAGCACCAAGACAACAAtttaagacagaaaaaaagcagTCACTGATCATGCTGGGCTGCAGCTCCCTCGGCGGGGTCATAACTCTAAATGCTAAAAGTTGTGTTAATGATACAATTGCAATATTAGAGCATATCAGAGTAATGAGCGACCACAGGGGGATCTCGTGAAGGCAGCTGTACAGTGAAAAACAGCCTCGCCGGGAGCAGTTTAATGCTGTTCAGAGAGATGACAGCCCTCCAGTGCAAAACAGCGTGGAGCTTCTGCATGCTATTGTCATGGACGACAGGTTAGCAGCTCATGTTACAGCTCAGCATTAATGTTCACATCGGCAACAGTTAATAAATGGACATTGTTCTGTATCCTTCAACCTTTAAATATGCAGCCAATCAGTCTGTTTCAGGTTTTTAATGAAATTATCAAAGGAGTTTGGAGCCGTGACTGTGAATCATCACCAGTAGTCGGAgcaataaagttgtttttgatgttctctctctctctctctctgtgaaaCTAATGATGTGGCTCCAGAGTTAATATCCTGTGTCGGCCTCTGCGGCTCCCACGCTCACTCTCTGCGAACCGCCTGGTGTCAGCGGTCATAACAAAGATTGGTGCAAATAAATCCCAGGTTTATTCATTTAGCAGAGCAGCGTCGGCACCTCAGAGGGAACTGTTTCAGCTAAATAAAGACGTCGCCATCCTGCCCCAGCATCCAACACACCCGAGATTTACTCCATCTCTGGTGCAGACTTGCAAAAGAGACTTTTCATGACAATTTATGGTCGGCTGGTCGAGTACATGGATCAGAACCAGTGGCCGAAATCACCTTCATTCTCCTTGACTCAATGCGTGACTTGTAGCAGAACTCCACCAAAGCTACCAGCATGGCGAGCCCCAGCCCACCGATCAGGATGTAGAACACCCCCGCCACGTTGCTCAGACTGAGTGCGCTCGTCTTGTCCTGTGTCCGATGGATGAAAGAGGGTCATGACGTCATCAGTTACGGTGGACATGAAGTCTAATAAACCTGTCAAAGGCTGCGAAAGTCCAGTTCATCCGCGAAGCTGAACACTCACCCCCAGGTACATCTACCAGAGCTGGGTCTGAACGGCTCAAGCTGAACTGCCTGAACTCACAGCCTTTGACAGCCAGTGCATGCAAATGCATGCACAGTAAACAAGTGAAGACTCCTGAGATTAAAAAGCTTCTCTAAAtcagaagaaaacaaataagTAAAAACATCTGTCTGTTTTATCGGTCTCTTATTTGAGATCCAACTGACAAATCTGTTGTCATGacatctgtgtttgtgcgtctgtaGTGACATGCATCACGTGACACTTttgagtgggcggggcttagccGTCCTGTAGAGATGCATGCAAGCCTATGTTAAAAAAACGAGAGGAAAACGTCAAACGGGGCGGGGCTTATCTTCATCGGGGCGGGTCGTGAGGGTTTGGAGCCAATCAGATGGCTTTCCTCTTCAAACTGTCATGTTCCCCTCAACCAATCACAGCCTGGGAAACCGGAGTTGGACTTACATTTCTCTTTCTATAACATCACTCTTATGGTTTTCATCAATTTAAAGctagaaataaaaacactaGAGCAAGAGAGTTATTCTCTGATCACGTGACCAGGCGCAAACGCTCATCAAAGATGTTTAACCATGTTTAAATCGAAGCTCCACAATCAAAGAGATGCAAATTCAATGTAAATTACATGTAACTATGTTTCCTTCCTGAGGCTCACAATAAACTGCAGCAAATTTTTAGGTGATTATCTGCTATCAAACATCACAAACCGCCGCATTTTCTGTCGCATGTCACTTCTTTCTCCCATTAGTAAATCACAGTCGGGGCTAGTTGGGGGGACGATGAGGCACATGACAGATTGGAGACCAAAgcatctgtgtgcgtgtgtgtgtgtgtcagggttgGTAAACTGCCTCAGCAGCCACTAACAGAGCGAGTGACGAAGGCCGAGAGTCAtagtgtgacagagagagaggaagagagggagagagagagagagagagagagagagagaaagtcaacttttgaaaatgtgactttttacATCTGATTTAACTGAATGTCGAAACTTTTTCTTAAAAAAGCAGTTAATCTCTTCTTTAGCTCTGAAAGTCTCCATCTCTCCTAAAACTActtaaatgtttaaagtgataaataaatcaaaagcagCTGGGATTAAAAGGGATgtaaaaagtcacatttttggtccctcgtctgtctgtctgtctgtctgtctgtggcgGCTTCCAGCTTGAACTTGCTGACCACAGAATATTCTGGAGAACAGAAGGAAGCCTCCAAAGAAATCTACTGATCTGCAGACATGAAAACCTCTTATCTCACACAGTCTGCTTCTTCAGAATCGGCTCAAGTTTGACTCTTTTCTCATCAATCCGCATTCAATTATCAGCGGAGTTAAGCCAAAGTTTCACAGACGTTACAGTTTCTTCGGCTCAAGGAAAACTAGAGTGACCAAGTTTTCCCTTCATTGCACCATaaattaaatatgttttttcctgcagctcttcagaatagtcagatcagcagcagtgatgcacTCTGAAAACAAAACCCCTCCTCTGTCAAAGGACAATGGGCTGATTTTTGTACCACAGGTACTGAGAGCTCAGTTGGTTTGCACTAGATGACTGGAGTTACTGGTCCAGAATATGCAGGATCACTCACTACCTGTGGACAGAAATCAGGGTGATCTACCGTGACGTGATCCTTTAGTGTTATTTATAGTTTACACGTTTACAGGATCACTGTTGCAtagagacagaaacagatttATTTTGTAAGTTGGAAGATGACAAATGGATCAATTCATTTGGGAAGGAGACTTCTTTTCAGAGTGTATCTGATGGGTTAAACCGTTGAAGGTGTGGgtctgattgggggggggggggggaatcaacaCATGATGTCGGGACCAGGTGGAGCGACCTCCAGAACTGACCTTTCTGCCGGAGTCCTTGTGTTCACACTCTCCCTTGTCATACCACCACCTGTTTTTCAACTTGTCTAAGATGGCTTGTTCATTGAGCTTCAGTACTGCTAGGTTTACTGGGATTCTTCAAAGAACCATGACAGcaaaggagggggaaggggTTGGGAATAACATAAATAACATTATGCACCTCCATGTTATATTATGTTATTGTTCAGCTGTGCAGCATCCGGGCTGCTGTGGCAACGGCAGCCATTTTAGCAATATGCTATACAGACTTCTGTATGCTACAGAGAAAATCTCCATAACAGAAAGAAAAcgataaataaaaaaagcacaatCATTTATAAAACAGTCTTCAAAAGTGATATGTGTTAATACTCCATCTAGCTGGGTTTGGCCTGACTCCCTACGTGCGAGATGTGTATTATTATATCACTTTGGGTAACCGGCAAAGAGCTGAAAACATTCCAGCTTTCAAGGATTAAAAGTCCCATTTCTGAAGGGGGCCAAGAGTGAAGGATTATTCACCAGAAACAGTGATTATCATCCTGTCGCAGAGATGATTATCAGGATTAAGAAAATGGATATCCTCGCCCTACTGCAGATTAGATTATATACTGTACAGTCTAGATCATTATTTTGGGATTGAAAGAAAGAGGCTCTTCACGATAACTTAATAAATGTGATCAGTTAAATACCTCCAGGGCCAACAGAAGAAGATTCTGAGATTAAGTGTAGTCAGATTGAAGGCACCTGGAGTGTTTACTATTCCATATTTGGTATGTGGATGGTTGCCGGTTACCCTGGTGTACCATTGCCTGTCGTTACCCGTTGGGGGGTCATGGTGATCTGACCTTGGAGTCCCCTCCCCCGATGCCGCACTCTCCCTTGTCATACCACCATCTGTTTTTCAATTTGTCCAACAGGCCCTGCTCGTTCAGTTTTAATACTGCCAAGTTAACGGGGTTTCTACGGGGATGATAATAATGAGGGATAAAAGGGAACTAAGAGTTAATGTGCAGGGCCAGTgaagacagcagcaacatcagtaTATCCAATCATGACAGGCATCTTCATGTCAACATCATCACTCAACAAACGGCTGCTAAAGAACTGGCTGCTTCTCAACCCAGACTGGGAAAAAGTGTTATTTTCCAGCTAAAAACACCTGGCTGCTTCAATATTAGCAACTCGCTGTTCTTGCCAGCTATGGTGCACAGGTTACAGGGATGCTGTAAAATCAGCGGAACAATGTCTATCAGACCCGGCTGGGGAAGTTAGCGGTTTACTACACCATCACACTGGCACATCTGTGAGGAGTTCCAGTGAAGGAAAAGAACATTTGTGTCCAGCCTGGGTTGATAAACAACAATGATAATTGATCAATAAAGGTGGAACATCAGTCATTTAACAAAATCACATATTTTGGCTGAAGTTCATCCAAAATCAGAGACCTTCAATTTCTTTTAATCTTGTTCCTGCCGAATGTTGTTCGCCTTTATAAACCAGTCAAGATCAAATGGCAGCGGTGTGTTTGTTGCTGGTTAAGTCACACTGATAAATCAGCCATGATTACTAATCAATGATAAGACAGACTTGTGATGGGACTGAAGAGGAAATGACAGCAGTTAAAGTGCACGAATGAGCATTGTTTCAGAAACTGAGTTTGGattctctgtattttttttGGATGCTGATGCTTAGCTTTGTTTTCATACCTAACTGTCCCAGTTCTGCTGTTAAACATCAGTCTGACCAATATCTGAACGTGATATGACCATAAATTACCAAATGAAACTATAGGTGATTCCTTGGCCTGGCTCCATTCTGCAATTCTTCATTTGGTTGATTCTCTTAGTAAAGGTCTGCTTTAGAAAACAACTGACAATATTACCAGATTATCCAGTCCATTAGACTTTGTAACAGCCTATTAGGAATGATGCGCTTTAAACAGTTACTGTGGTAatggcaacaacaacagcaacaactctGCTGATGGGTGAGAACTATGCAGAGGTTTGACTCCACccagagacagaagaaagaaTCTGCTGAACTGGAACGACAGCATTGAACCTTCATGGGCTCTAATGGTTTAACACAAAATTGTTGCTAGGCAACTGATCACAAAATAGGATACTTGTGTTCAGAATTGCTGAATTATGTCTGTATTTGCTGCAGCTTCAAATCTCTCacaggaggacagagcagaacAAATTCCATTAATGTATTTGCCGGCGTGAATGGATTCATATTATGGAACTCAAATTCTACCGGCCATGTATTAATCTCATCTCTGCAGTTATTTCCTTTTCCCGGCTCTGGGTGGGCTGAAACATGGAGCGGAGAGAATGAGACTGAGATCTATCAGGGATGACAGAATGAAAAACATGGACGCAGAGATCTGAGAACGTGACTCTATAACTGCTGCTGCCAGgtaaaaagaacaaatgaaggAAATTACTTCCAGAGGCAGCGTCCCACCATTGTAGTTTTAATCTAAACTACTGCGAAATCTGAGGTAATCTATGTATAAATGCACAAAGTGATGAATGGAGCCATGTACAGTATAGAATTCTTCAGCTGACGAAGCCACTTCACATCACACCCAAAGTTTGTGTGTCTCTTTCTTGTTTCTGCATGAAAGTATCTTGTCGGGTTCAAAGGAAGAGACAAATCCTTTATAAAAATCCGAAAAGGTGGGACATTTTTTTATCTGACAGCAGCAGTGCAGACGGACAGATAGGCAAGCCGGCAGTCAGACAGGCATCACGAGACACGACAgaggacaggaaacagacagACCCACTGACACAAACTGAAGAacaacaggagagagagacaaagagaagacacacagagagacagattaAGGGTTTTTCACATTAGGCACGCTCAAGTCGTACCGCGCTcaccacccacacccccccaatccccccaCGCTGCCTTCACATTATAGCagaactgtgtttgtgtgtctggacCCAGTCTGACCGAGGAGCATAAACTTCTAACCCCATTCCAACCTTaaccccctcaccctaaccctagtctaAAAGGATCCCAGGGATTCAACAGAAACACCAACAAGCTCGAGCAAATGAACTGAAAGTTTGGGGACAGGAAAACTCTGGGCTGGGTCTAGGCCCCTAATGTGAAAGCACCCTATTAGACTGACATTCAGACAGACAAATGGACAGACAAACAGCCacagagctgctctgtttttctgcTTGAGGCCCGTGAGCTTCGTTCCCATATCTGAAgtttgtgtgattgtgtttgaACCAGCGCTCAGTGCTCTGCAGTGTCTGGACGAGGGCACTGGTCCATAGGTTCAGGCCAGGTTTCCCTTTTTCCCCATCAAGACAAGATTCCTCTCTCAATACCAGCATACCTGACAGGTTTGGTCGGATATATTGCTAATCCTTACATTTGTCCATGGTCCACACATCTGCAGTTCAGTGAGGCTGATTCTGGAGCAGCAGAATACTGACAGTATAAAAGAGTTCAGCTGCACATTTACATCTAAGTGTTGGATTCACCAGTTCTTTATGGTTAAGCTCATTTTTCATCTCCAGAAGGTCTAAATACTTGAGTGTGAAAGCATGATAATAACAGCTCAAGGTCAGCTAACATGCACTTTCAAAGGAATATTTGTAGAGGATACCTGAGGGGGGATAGTTTGGGTGTGGCCACTCCATAGCCTTTAGAGTCCAGGTTGCTTCCGACCTTCATGGTGTCACAGGGTTTCCTCTGCTCGATGTACTCATTCATGGTGGACTCGAGCAGGTAGGCGTATTTGCCTTTTGATTTTCGAACTCTGCTCACGCCCTCTGAGGTGCTCTTCACAAATACGGATGGATCTGCACCCCGCATATATGACCACATCTTCTCGAAAACAGCTATCTTTGATCGCTTTGATCACATGAaagagacaacagagacaaagtTGGATAGCATGGTGTCATGGAGGTTGAAGGACACACTGCTTGAGGAGTCTCATCTGAAGACATTTAATTCATTAGGTTAGATGAAGTCATTATTTAATGTCCAGCATGTCCTCACTCTGAAAAACTCTTTGGTGGAACCTCCATCCAGGGTACCATAGGCGATCTCCGTCTGCTTGGCCAGGTCCTCCGCACTCTCGATGGGGGAGACCATCCTCTCCACAGTGAGGAAGGCTGCCAGGTTGGCGGTATatgaggagatgatgatgagggtgaaaaACCACCAAACCCCACCGACGATCCTCCCTGACAGAgacctgcaggagaggagcgagACCACAGGTTTGGTAATTACCCCCAACACCACTCTTGGTTATTCACAAACTAAATTATTACAAAACTACTTTTTCACCTGCTGATTTGTATGAAGGAAGactttttttctgcagcaggtTTGACAGCTGTGGCTTAAGTGTGTAAAATACAGCAGAAATGACTGTGCCCTCAGGAACACACCGATACAGCAGCCATATCTCACATCAGAATCACAACTACAGCTCCCCTCTAtccccctccctgcctgcctctctcacaCCCTTTCCAATAATGTTGAGCCCTGCGGTCCTGCCTAACTCATATCAAGGTGACCCCATGTGATGTATTTATGAACACATCAAGAGGGATGTGAATCTTTGAGCAACAATACTTGGTgtcagcctggaggagaagtCAGATTAATGTCTGAGTGTATCAAGAAATTATACTTATACATAAAAATATGAGTACTGGCCATAAAGGAACAAAGTGATGCTGATTAGCTCTAGTTTATGAGTATAAATGTGCATATACAGTACGCAGAGTTTAAAATGCTGGCAGAcacagcagcagatccagaaTAGCAACTCCCTGAGGTCTCTACACAAGTGAAATGTACAACCCTGCAGCATGTCACAATCATTGTATGACTGTAGCATccatgcaggtgtgtgtgtgtgtgagagagagagagagacagtgagaaaTTAATAGCTTGGTTTGCTTTCAGTGTTGTTCTGTGGAAATGATCAGGGAAGTCTACCGTAAAGACCGAAGGCACTTTGTGGAGTTCTTTCTAGGTTTATAGAGAAATCCAGATGAAGTTTGAGAGATGATAAACTACAGTACTTAAATTAGTCATCAGTACTTTTCTTACTGTCCACTGTTACCTCGGGGAGATGTCACAGCCCTGCTGCATGAACGCCCCCAGTGAGAACCAGAGTGAGTTAAAGATCCCAAAGTCATTGGTGTGTTCTGGagaatctttttctttctgctggttGTGGTTTTGGCCCTGGGAGAACCCTGAGTGACAGAACAGAAAACCCAAATGGATGAAAGTCCTATTACAACAGTGAAAATGATGAGACTTGATGGTGTAGATAATTTGAGACCTGCAGAATGAGGCAGCTCAGAGGACGGAAAAGCACGTTGAGAGGTAGAAGAAGGAAGAGTTTCATCTTCATCAGAATCTTCAGCCTTCCATTCATAAGGACTAAAACGACTGACCTGACGCAGAGACAAGTTGAGGGTTCAAACATCAGCAGAAAAGAAGTTTTCCATTGCATaaccgcaaacacacacacacacacacacacacacacacacacgcacacacccctcACCAAGAAGAGCACCACGCTGACCCCGATGTAGGCAAACACAATGCACATCCAGATCTCGTAGGCCAGAGggtccagaaaagaaaagacaccCGGTTTGGACTTGGTGGGCTTTTTGATCATGATGGAGATTCCCAGAGACATGAAAGGTTTGGTGAAGTCGATCACCTGTTCTCGCACCAGAGTGATGGTGAGCGGGGCGACCGCCACGTCGGCTTTCTGAGGAAAAAAGATAGTGAAGGCTGAAAGCTCTCAAGCCAGAAGAGAATTTTGGGAATTTGATTCTTTCCGCACACGCACCCCGTACACCAGTTCGCCCACCATGCCGTTCCACATCTTGGTTTCAGAGTCTCTGGCTCCGTACTTTCCATCCCCAACCAGCTCGAGCTTGTAGTTGAAGCCCACATGTTTGGCGATCTCCGAGGCCAGTTCAGCGCAGTACCCTTCGTACCTGTCGTTCCCTTCAAGCTGCTCATGGTTCTTCTTCAGCATCATGTAGGGAGCTTCCTGCAGATGTCAAATGTTGCTGCCATTTCAGTTTTCAAACAACAGCAAGCTGAAGGTCTTCCAAGTCTCACCAGTATAGTAGTGATAACATATGTCCTGTTCTGGATGGGTTGGAACTCCTCCATTGACGGCCTGTAGATGGCAGTGTGCACATAGCCCCTTCTCTCATTCCAGTAGCCAATCTGaaagatcaaacatgtttcAGTGAGCATTCGGACGGTCACAGACCGGTCTCAAGAATGGTGTCCCAACTCAGAGGTTCAAACAAGAAAACTTCTTTAAAAATAACTGCTGTTACTAAAACAAGAAACCAACTGCTGAATGCATCATCCCTGACAGCTTCAGCATGGCTCTCTTCCCTTTACGTCCCTGCTGCAACTTTGCTTTCTTTAAAAGGTCTCACTGAGGACAACACACGCTATTCCACTAGAGATGCGTGCCAACGTGTTTGTGATGAAGTTTACGCTGAGACacaattttttacttttatttattcaagagctgcagcagctgattggaCTGAAGATTGTTCCTTTAatcagaggagggggagctAATTACTGAGAGAAGCTGACGTGGTGAAAACACCAAACCTCTTTTTAAactgaaacacaacagcagcaccttcCTGGGCCCCTTGAGGCTGAGTTCCATCACCGTCACAGTGTAGTTGGTCCGATGTCCTCGCTCGTCAAACTGGACGCGGCCCGTCAGTCCATCCAAACGCACCTGAACACAGACATCCATTTTCACAGTGCCTGTCAGTGTGAAAATCTGCCTCCTGTGTGACTGTTTGTGAACCTGCTGCAGTGCTCTCTGTATGTCAATGCCCTGGCCCCAGGGAGCAGGTGGGTTGGCCAGGCACTCCCCTGCGTTGCCTCGGCGAGAGATATCGATTCGTTGTTGACGTAGGTTGTGGAAAGCCGCCGCCATGACACTGACTCCATCAAAGGTCAGAGCTCCTGTGTACTGAAAGAGACAACCCCATTTTTGTTTCTGTAAATTACTCCAAGTACTTTGAAGGACCAGCACAGTCCAGAGTCTGTACCCGGAGCCTCCTGCGGGCCAGTTTCAGATCTTTATTGTCAAACTCCAGCCAGTCCTGGTTGATCTTCTCCGTTGATGGATTGGACCAGTTCACCAGCTGGAAGCCTGTCACATTTGGCTTGAGCTTCTGAAACTCTGTCAGGTTGAGGTCCATAaaaccctgacacacacacacacacacaaacacacacacacacacacatacaccctgATTCACTCCTGATGCTGACGGAGTTTCCACATTTGTCCAGTTAACCAGTCAGACTTACCAGATTAGCCAGAATGTAATGGTAATTCTTCAAGTTCCTCCTCTGAGCAGCAATCTGAGGAGGGGAAATGAGATGCTAATTACATTTCTCTGATGTTTTTAATGATGATAAAAAGCACTATTAAACATTCATCACACTTAtctatgtgcatgtgtgtttcctttcaAACAGCTGCTAATTGGAAGACTCAAAATCATCTTTTAGGTATATAATTGCATCTGATCaccaagaggaggagaaggaaaagcgTAAGAGAGCGAGAAAATAGAGAGATGcaagaagaggggggaaaaccAGCAATgaggggaagagaagaggaggaagcaggtgtTCCATCCAGCTTCTACTGAGCGCCAGCTAGTACACACTTCATCCCAGGCAGAGAAGAAGCTGTTTAGCAACACTCTTCCTGCCTCATCCCCTCATCCCATCATCTCCTGCTCCACCTTTACTTTGCTTTGCAGCAGATCAGAGCTACTCTAACACAAAATGATAAAATGACTGTGCTAAGCTAATATTTGACTCATAACAAGTGGAAACATTTTTCCAAAGTTCTTCTGGTCAGTCTACTGGAGTTCAGACAGAATCATGTGGAGCTAACATAAAGATGAGAGGTTGGCTGAAGCCATTA
This window harbors:
- the LOC101078054 gene encoding glutamate receptor 1-like isoform X2, with protein sequence MRLPSVFLLLMLLGLCSGTSFPSNINIGGLFPTGSHEYEVFRFALSQHQDVPKLVPQVDMVDTASSFSMTYAFCSQFSKGVYAIMGLYDRKTVNMLMSFCGSLHVCFITPSFPVQTNNQFVLQLRPQIQEPLMALLDHFSWTRFVYMYSTDSGLAVLQKILDTAAERNWQVTSVNLDSLTETTFIKLLIDLDYKDEFQIIIDCEMERLNSIINLIAAQRRNLKNYHYILANLGFMDLNLTEFQKLKPNVTGFQLVNWSNPSTEKINQDWLEFDNKDLKLARRRLRYTGALTFDGVSVMAAAFHNLRQQRIDISRRGNAGECLANPPAPWGQGIDIQRALQQVRLDGLTGRVQFDERGHRTNYTVTVMELSLKGPRKIGYWNERRGYVHTAIYRPSMEEFQPIQNRTYVITTILEAPYMMLKKNHEQLEGNDRYEGYCAELASEIAKHVGFNYKLELVGDGKYGARDSETKMWNGMVGELVYGKADVAVAPLTITLVREQVIDFTKPFMSLGISIMIKKPTKSKPGVFSFLDPLAYEIWMCIVFAYIGVSVVLFLVSRFSPYEWKAEDSDEDETLPSSTSQRAFPSSELPHSAGFSQGQNHNQQKEKDSPEHTNDFGIFNSLWFSLGAFMQQGCDISPRSLSGRIVGGVWWFFTLIIISSYTANLAAFLTVERMVSPIESAEDLAKQTEIAYGTLDGGSTKEFFRRSKIAVFEKMWSYMRGADPSVFVKSTSEGVSRVRKSKGKYAYLLESTMNEYIEQRKPCDTMKVGSNLDSKGYGVATPKLSPLRIPVNLAVLKLNEQAILDKLKNRWWYDKGECEHKDSGRKDKTSALSLSNVAGVFYILIGGLGLAMLVALVEFCYKSRIESRRMKELIDAAMLSTSLGGMVAGGGAAAVGYGGGVGGSLGIGGENGRVVTHDFPKAGPQGFPCMSKAASLGLSSTGM
- the LOC101078054 gene encoding glutamate receptor 1-like isoform X3 codes for the protein MRLPSVFLLLMLLGLCSGTSFPSNINIGGLFPTGSHEYEVFRFALSQHQDVPKLVPQVDMVDTASSFSMTYAFCSQFSKGVYAIMGLYDRKTVNMLMSFCGSLHVCFITPSFPVQTNNQFVLQLRPQIQEPLMALLDHFSWTRFVYMYSTDSGLAVLQKILDTAAERNWQVTSVNLDSLTETTFIKLLIDLDYKDEFQIIIDCEMERLNSIINLIAAQRRNLKNYHYILANLGFMDLNLTEFQKLKPNVTGFQLVNWSNPSTEKINQDWLEFDNKDLKLARRRLRYTGALTFDGVSVMAAAFHNLRQQRIDISRRGNAGECLANPPAPWGQGIDIQRALQQVRLDGLTGRVQFDERGHRTNYTVTIGYWNERRGYVHTAIYRPSMEEFQPIQNRTYVITTILEAPYMMLKKNHEQLEGNDRYEGYCAELASEIAKHVGFNYKLELVGDGKYGARDSETKMWNGMVGELVYGKADVAVAPLTITLVREQVIDFTKPFMSLGISIMIKKPTKSKPGVFSFLDPLAYEIWMCIVFAYIGVSVVLFLVSRFSPYEWKAEDSDEDETLPSSTSQRAFPSSELPHSAGFSQGQNHNQQKEKDSPEHTNDFGIFNSLWFSLGAFMQQGCDISPRSLSGRIVGGVWWFFTLIIISSYTANLAAFLTVERMVSPIESAEDLAKQTEIAYGTLDGGSTKEFFRRSKIAVFEKMWSYMRGADPSVFVKSTSEGVSRVRKSKGKYAYLLESTMNEYIEQRKPCDTMKVGSNLDSKGYGVATPKLSPLRNPVNLAVLKLNEQGLLDKLKNRWWYDKGECGIGGGDSKDKTSALSLSNVAGVFYILIGGLGLAMLVALVEFCYKSRIESRRMKELIDAAMLSTSLGGMVAGGGAAAVGYGGGVGGSLGIGGENGRVVTHDFPKAGPQGFPCMSKAASLGLSSTGM